A single genomic interval of Macadamia integrifolia cultivar HAES 741 chromosome 6, SCU_Mint_v3, whole genome shotgun sequence harbors:
- the LOC122081865 gene encoding cellulose synthase-like protein G3 isoform X1: MESPSKMMNTTISPPLHTLQPLRRTWLNRAFALVYTCAIVALFYHHSLTLLQSTSFITFFLSLIFLLSDAIFVFMWVTNQSFRMRPVRRREFPENLLRFVKERDFPAVDIVICTADPYKEPPINVVNTALSVMAYDYPVEKLSVYVSDDGGSELTLFAFMEAAKFATHWLPFCKEQRIEERCPDAYFKSTHRCTETQKMKTMYETMKSKVESAMDRGRVPDEYIASVAERDVFDKWTAGFTRNDHPAVIQVLVENGREKDMRGHEMPNLVYVSREKSKASPHHFKAGALNALLRVSATMTNAPVLLTLDCDMYSNDPKTLLRVLCYLSDPTLGSKLAFVQFPQHFHGINKHDIYAGEMKRLFQIIPQGMDGLAGACHVGTGTFFRRRAFFGPPSSLLSPETQELHPDHVVNKPVRSETVLTLAHNVASCNYENQTNWGIKMGFRYGSLVEDYYTSYRLHCEGWKSVFCDPERSAFLGDAPINLIDVLSQIKRWSVGLLEVAFSEYSPVTFGIRSMGPLMGLAYAYSGFWPIWSFPVACYAFVPQLALINRVSIFPEVSEPWFYLYMFLFLGAYAQDLLEFLLARGTIQMWWNNQRMWMIRGISSYLLGSIDFFLKSIGISAFGFNVTSKVIDDEQSKRYEQGIFEFGVASPLFVPLTTAAIINLISLLKGLAGIFRDGNLREVFVQLLISSFVVVNCWPIYDAIALRKDGGKMHTKTTVASILLASVLYLMASLILRS; encoded by the exons ATGGAAAGCCCTAGCAAGATGATGAACACAACCATCTCTCCTCCTCTTCACACTCTTCAGCCCTTGCGTCGCACGTGGTTAAACCGTGCATTTGCATTAGTCTACACGTGTGCCATAGTTGCACTCTTCTATCATCATTCACTCACTCTCCTCCAATCGACCTCCTTCAtcaccttcttcctctccctcatctttcttctctctGATGCCATCTTCGTCTTTATGTGGGTCACCAATCAATCCTTCCGGATGCGTCCAGTCCGCCGTCGGGAGTTTCCGGAAAACCTCCTTCGTTTTGTGAAGGAGAGGGATTTTCCGGCGGTGGACATAGTTATATGTACAGCCGACCCATACAAAGAGCCACCGATAAACGTAGTGAACACTGCTCTATCGGTGATGGCTTACGATTATCCAGTGGAGAAGCTCTCAGTTTATGTTTCAGATGATGGGGGCTCGGAGCTTACTCTGTTTGCTTTCATGGAAGCAGCCAAGTTCGCCACCCACTGGTTGCCTTTCTGTAAGGAGCAGAGGATAGAAGAGAGGTGTCCTGATGCTTATTTCAAGTCCACCCACAGGTGCACTGAGACTCAGAAGATGAAG ACAATGTATGAAACCATGAAATCTAAGGTTGAGAGTGCAATGGATAGAGGGCGTGTTCCTGATGAGTACATTGCCAGTGTAGCGGAGCGCGACGTCTTTGACAAATGGACGGCTGGATTTACTCGTAATGATCATCCAGCAGTGATTCAG GTTTTGGTagagaatggaagagaaaaggACATGAGGGGCCATGAAATGCCAAACCTTGTGTATGTTTCCAGAGAGAAGAGCAAGGCCTCTCCCCACCATTTTAAAGCTGGTGCCCTAAACGCCCTA CTTCGTGTGTCAGCTACCATGACAAATGCACCAGTGCTTCTAACCTTAGACTGCGATATGTACTCAAATGATCCGAAAACTCTTCTTCGGGTGCTATGCTATCTCTCGGATCCTACACTCGGGTCGAAACTAGCTTTTGTTCAATTCCCCCAGCATTTCCATGGGATTAACAAACATGATATCTACGCTGGTGAAATGAAGCGTTTGTTCCAAATTATTCCACAAGGGATGGATGGCCTAGCTGGTGCTTGCCATGTTGGCACAGGAACCTTTTTCCGTCGACGGGCGTTTTTTGGACCGCCATCATCGCTATTGTCTCCTGAGACCCAAGAATTACACCCGGATCATGTCGTAAACAAGCCGGTCCGGTCTGAAACAGTTTTAACATTGGCTCACAATGTGGCAAGTTGCAACTATGAGAATCAGACCAACTGGGGCATTAAG ATGGGTTTCAGATACGGATCTTTGGTAGAGGACTACTACACCAGTTATCGGCTGCACTGCGAGGGATGGAAATCAGTGTTTTGTGATCCTGAGAGATCAGCTTTCCTTGGAGATGCACCTATCAACCTCATTGATGTTCTGAGCCAGATCAAGAGGTGGTCTGTAGGCCTATTAGAGGTAGCCTTCTCTGAGTACAGCCCAGTCACCTTTGGTATTCGTTCAATGGGCCCTCTAATGGGCCTTGCTTATGCTTATTCAGGATTTTGGCCTATTTGGTCCTTTCCTGTTGCATGCTATGCCTTTGTTCCGCAGCTGGCTCTCATCAATCGTGTCTCCATATTTCCAGAG GTATCAGAGCCTTGGTTCTATCTGTACATGTTCCTTTTCTTGGGAGCCTATGCACAAGATCTACTAGAATTCTTACTAGCAAGAGGAACAATCCAAATGTGGTGGAACAATCAAAGAATGTGGATGATAAGGGGAATCTCATCTTACTTATTGGGAtccattgatttctttcttAAATCAATTGGTATCTCTGCATTTGGATTCAATGTGACCAGCAAAGTGATCGATGACGAACAAAGTAAGCGATATGAGCAAGGTATTTTCGAGTTTGGAGTTGCATCACCCTTGTTTGTACCACTAACAACAGCTGCCATTATCAACTTGATCTCATTACTAAAAGGACTAGCAGGAATTTTCAGAGATGGGAACCTTAGGGAAGTATTTGTGCAGTTGCTTATATCTAGTTTTGTGGTGGTAAATTGCTGGCCAATTTATGACGCTATAGCTCTAAGGAAGGATGGTGGAAAGATGCATACAAAGACTACCGTGGCATCTATCTTATTAGCATCGGTTCTTTACTTAATGGCATCTCTTATATTAAGATCCTGA
- the LOC122081865 gene encoding cellulose synthase-like protein G3 isoform X2 → MESPSKMMNTTISPPLHTLQPLRRTWLNRAFALVYTCAIVALFYHHSLTLLQSTSFITFFLSLIFLLSDAIFVFMWVTNQSFRMRPVRRREFPENLLRFVKERDFPAVDIVICTADPYKEPPINVVNTALSVMAYDYPVEKLSVYVSDDGGSELTLFAFMEAAKFATHWLPFCKEQRIEERCPDAYFKSTHRCTETQKMKTMYETMKSKVESAMDRGRVPDEYIASVAERDVFDKWTAGFTRNDHPAVIQVLVENGREKDMRGHEMPNLVYVSREKSKASPHHFKAGALNALLRVSATMTNAPVLLTLDCDMYSNDPKTLLRVLCYLSDPTLGSKLAFVQFPQHFHGINKHDIYAGEMKRLFQIIPQGMDGLAGACHVGTGTFFRRRAFFGPPSSLLSPETQELHPDHVVNKPVRSETVLTLAHNVASCNYENQTNWGIKMGFRYGSLVEDYYTSYRLHCEGWKSVFCDPERSAFLGDAPINLIDVLSQIKRWSVGLLEDFGLFGPFLLHAMPLFRSWLSSIVSPYFQRYQSLGSICTCSFSWEPMHKIY, encoded by the exons ATGGAAAGCCCTAGCAAGATGATGAACACAACCATCTCTCCTCCTCTTCACACTCTTCAGCCCTTGCGTCGCACGTGGTTAAACCGTGCATTTGCATTAGTCTACACGTGTGCCATAGTTGCACTCTTCTATCATCATTCACTCACTCTCCTCCAATCGACCTCCTTCAtcaccttcttcctctccctcatctttcttctctctGATGCCATCTTCGTCTTTATGTGGGTCACCAATCAATCCTTCCGGATGCGTCCAGTCCGCCGTCGGGAGTTTCCGGAAAACCTCCTTCGTTTTGTGAAGGAGAGGGATTTTCCGGCGGTGGACATAGTTATATGTACAGCCGACCCATACAAAGAGCCACCGATAAACGTAGTGAACACTGCTCTATCGGTGATGGCTTACGATTATCCAGTGGAGAAGCTCTCAGTTTATGTTTCAGATGATGGGGGCTCGGAGCTTACTCTGTTTGCTTTCATGGAAGCAGCCAAGTTCGCCACCCACTGGTTGCCTTTCTGTAAGGAGCAGAGGATAGAAGAGAGGTGTCCTGATGCTTATTTCAAGTCCACCCACAGGTGCACTGAGACTCAGAAGATGAAG ACAATGTATGAAACCATGAAATCTAAGGTTGAGAGTGCAATGGATAGAGGGCGTGTTCCTGATGAGTACATTGCCAGTGTAGCGGAGCGCGACGTCTTTGACAAATGGACGGCTGGATTTACTCGTAATGATCATCCAGCAGTGATTCAG GTTTTGGTagagaatggaagagaaaaggACATGAGGGGCCATGAAATGCCAAACCTTGTGTATGTTTCCAGAGAGAAGAGCAAGGCCTCTCCCCACCATTTTAAAGCTGGTGCCCTAAACGCCCTA CTTCGTGTGTCAGCTACCATGACAAATGCACCAGTGCTTCTAACCTTAGACTGCGATATGTACTCAAATGATCCGAAAACTCTTCTTCGGGTGCTATGCTATCTCTCGGATCCTACACTCGGGTCGAAACTAGCTTTTGTTCAATTCCCCCAGCATTTCCATGGGATTAACAAACATGATATCTACGCTGGTGAAATGAAGCGTTTGTTCCAAATTATTCCACAAGGGATGGATGGCCTAGCTGGTGCTTGCCATGTTGGCACAGGAACCTTTTTCCGTCGACGGGCGTTTTTTGGACCGCCATCATCGCTATTGTCTCCTGAGACCCAAGAATTACACCCGGATCATGTCGTAAACAAGCCGGTCCGGTCTGAAACAGTTTTAACATTGGCTCACAATGTGGCAAGTTGCAACTATGAGAATCAGACCAACTGGGGCATTAAG ATGGGTTTCAGATACGGATCTTTGGTAGAGGACTACTACACCAGTTATCGGCTGCACTGCGAGGGATGGAAATCAGTGTTTTGTGATCCTGAGAGATCAGCTTTCCTTGGAGATGCACCTATCAACCTCATTGATGTTCTGAGCCAGATCAAGAGGTGGTCTGTAGGCCTATTAGAG GATTTTGGCCTATTTGGTCCTTTCCTGTTGCATGCTATGCCTTTGTTCCGCAGCTGGCTCTCATCAATCGTGTCTCCATATTTCCAGAG GTATCAGAGCCTTGGTTCTATCTGTACATGTTCCTTTTCTTGGGAGCCTATGCACAAGATCTACTAG